From the genome of Marasmius oreades isolate 03SP1 chromosome 1, whole genome shotgun sequence:
GACATACCTAGCGGTGACCGAGGAAGCTTCTCCGCGAACAAATCGATCTTATTCAAGAACAGAATCTGCAAAAACGATTGAAGGGTAAGCCGAGGTTTACAAGGAAATCCGGGAAACAAGGCTTACGATAGAGGTTTTGACGAACCATCTCGAGTTACATATCGAGTCGAATAGTGTCAATGCTTCTTGCATACGGTTCTAGACAGAAGGACGCTGAGAAAAAGTCAAGGGAAAACGGATAAACGTCCAACGCACCACACTCTCGTCTTCGTACAACATCTGGTCATACTCACTCAAGCTGACCAAGAACACCAAAGCAGTGACGTTCTCGAAACAGTGAATCCACTTCTTTCGTTCACTACGTTGACCGCCGACATCAAAGAGCTTGTAGGTAAGCTCTCCGACCTTGAAAGTCGTTTCCGTGATACCAGTTGTCTTGACACGACTCCTGAGGATGTCCTGGTCGGTTGGCAAGTACCCAATTGCCGCCATGCGGTCTATCGAGTTGAAGTAGTAAACCGCAGAGTCGTTCAGCTGGAACTCCCTCGATCGCCGCACGGCTTCTCTCACTCCGGGGTCCATCCACAACGACCGGATAGCATCCGAGACGTCGTTGGGAAGGTTGTCGGCTTCAATCTGCACGGGGAGACCGAGTACAACAGCACGGCGAGCGTCGTTTTGGGGTGTAAGAGAGAGGTCTAGCTGCGGCAAAGCGTCCAAGATAGCactgagaaagaaaaaaaaactggtCAGTGGCAAGGCTAACCGATCTCTGGGACGACTCACCGCATAGACTGGATGGTATTCGAGTAGATAATCTCCTTGTACGACTCCCTTTCTTGCTCGT
Proteins encoded in this window:
- the CGP1 gene encoding Guanine nucleotide-binding protein subunit alpha → MGCVQSSGIDEEAKARNDEIENQLKRDRLMAKNEIKMLLLGAGESGKSTVLKQMKLIHHGGYNEQERESYKEIIYSNTIQSMRAILDALPQLDLSLTPQNDARRAVVLGLPVQIEADNLPNDVSDAIRSLWMDPGVREAVRRSREFQLNDSAVYYFNSIDRMAAIGYLPTDQDILRSRVKTTGITETTFKVGELTYKLFDVGGQRSERKKWIHCFENVTALVFLVSLSEYDQMLYEDESVNRMQEALTLFDSICNSRWFVKTSIILFLNKIDLFAEKLPRSPLGDYFPDYTGGDNYDAACEYLLHRFVSLNQSAATKQIYAHYTCATDTQQIKFVLSAIQDILLQLHLRECGLL